A region of Massilia sp. WG5 DNA encodes the following proteins:
- a CDS encoding LysE/ArgO family amino acid transporter, producing the protein MGASLIMPIGAQNAHVIRTGVSGRHVGLTVAACVLVDITLIALGMAGLGKLVESSGWLLAAARHGGAAFLLWYGLRCWASAWRGGAATPAGQEAGQVSRRRALLTVLAMSLLNPHVYLDTVVLLGAVGGSLAAGHRSAFAAGAMTASLLWFCALGLLARRCAFVLGRPAVWRAIEAFTGATMLVLAVLLLKAG; encoded by the coding sequence ATGGGGGCGAGCCTGATCATGCCGATCGGCGCCCAGAACGCGCATGTGATCCGCACCGGGGTCAGCGGTCGGCACGTGGGACTGACGGTGGCGGCCTGCGTGCTGGTCGACATCACCCTGATCGCGCTCGGCATGGCCGGACTCGGCAAGCTGGTCGAGTCGTCAGGCTGGCTGCTGGCGGCCGCGCGCCACGGCGGCGCCGCATTCCTGCTGTGGTATGGCCTGCGCTGCTGGGCCAGCGCCTGGCGCGGCGGCGCCGCCACGCCGGCAGGGCAGGAAGCCGGACAAGTCAGCCGCCGCCGCGCGCTGCTCACGGTGCTGGCGATGTCGCTGCTGAATCCGCACGTCTACCTGGATACCGTGGTGCTGCTGGGGGCGGTCGGCGGCAGCCTGGCGGCAGGGCACCGCAGCGCCTTCGCGGCCGGTGCGATGACGGCCTCGCTGCTGTGGTTCTGCGCGCTCGGCCTGCTGGCGCGCCGCTGCGCCTTCGTGCTGGGCCGGCCGGCGGTCTGGCGCGCGATCGAAGCGTTTACGGGGGCCACCATGCTGGTGCTGGCCGTGCTGCTGCTGAAGGCAGGCTGA
- a CDS encoding sensor histidine kinase KdpD gives MITAELPDKPPVDWDDWQTPLRQFTEATGLVTSVYDAAGVRHIGPLTGSRMAKLLAEQSTLWAEDGPGTAFERTLVQAACAQGSSVAGQFEEGFRVCTQPLLLRGQVYGVLVFGWRFADFSSPLACERIAKQIGLPGHLLWNEARLDAPVSDQRMSTYAALLKTLSGTLDRQRETIDDLTRVNRTRELFLATVSHEMRTPLSAISMRIDLLLRTMPELPPKAVSGLESMRLHVRQEVAMVEDLIDAARTLTGQMSITRAPVVLGQVLRDAISTVETHAHAKDILVRVTPGDYGDHIRFEADGRRLQQVIWNLLFNAVKFTPVGGIIRIEIRQAGGMVEIDIIDSGQGIEAEDLPHVFGAFRLQQQDNANGLGLGLYIARRIVELHEGTLSVSSAGRGQGATFAIRLPALTAPASPTNGGS, from the coding sequence GTGATCACAGCCGAACTGCCAGACAAGCCGCCGGTCGACTGGGATGACTGGCAGACGCCGCTACGGCAGTTCACGGAAGCGACGGGCCTCGTCACGTCGGTCTATGACGCGGCCGGCGTGCGCCACATCGGCCCGCTGACCGGCTCGCGCATGGCGAAGCTGCTGGCCGAGCAGTCGACCCTGTGGGCCGAGGACGGCCCCGGCACCGCCTTCGAGCGGACGCTGGTGCAGGCCGCGTGTGCGCAGGGAAGTTCGGTCGCGGGCCAGTTCGAGGAAGGCTTCCGCGTGTGCACCCAGCCGCTGCTGTTGCGCGGCCAGGTCTACGGCGTGCTGGTGTTCGGCTGGCGTTTCGCCGACTTCAGCTCGCCGCTCGCCTGCGAGCGTATCGCCAAGCAGATCGGGCTGCCCGGCCATCTGCTGTGGAACGAGGCGCGCCTCGATGCGCCGGTGTCCGACCAGCGCATGAGCACCTATGCGGCCCTGCTGAAGACGCTCTCGGGCACGCTCGACCGCCAGCGCGAAACCATCGACGACCTGACGCGCGTGAACCGCACCCGCGAACTGTTCCTGGCGACGGTCTCGCACGAGATGCGCACGCCGCTGTCGGCCATCTCGATGCGCATCGACCTGCTGTTGCGCACGATGCCGGAGCTGCCGCCGAAAGCGGTCAGCGGGCTCGAATCGATGCGCCTGCACGTGCGCCAGGAAGTGGCGATGGTCGAAGACCTGATCGACGCCGCGCGCACGCTGACCGGGCAGATGTCGATCACGCGCGCGCCGGTCGTGCTGGGCCAGGTGCTGCGCGACGCCATCTCGACGGTGGAAACCCATGCGCACGCCAAGGACATCCTGGTGCGGGTGACACCTGGCGATTACGGCGACCATATCCGCTTCGAGGCGGACGGCCGGCGCCTGCAGCAGGTGATCTGGAACCTGCTGTTCAATGCCGTGAAATTCACGCCGGTGGGCGGCATCATCCGCATCGAGATCCGGCAAGCCGGCGGCATGGTCGAAATCGACATCATCGATTCGGGCCAGGGCATCGAAGCGGAAGACCTGCCGCACGTGTTCGGCGCCTTCCGGCTGCAGCAGCAGGACAACGCCAACGGACTCGGGCTGGGCCTGTACATCGCGCGCCGCATCGTCGAGCTGCACGAGGGCACGCTCAGCGTCAGCAGCGCCGGCCGCGGCCAGGGCGCCACCTTCGCCATCCGGCTCCCTGCCCTCACTGCTCCGGCATCGCCGACGAATGGTGGCTCGTGA
- a CDS encoding beta/gamma crystallin-related protein: MKRLLAAAAILASFAQAAFAGEITLFTDNDFRGARVTINRDAYNLADIGFNDRASSLIVRSGVWQLCEHKDFGGYCAEFGPGEYRELPRFNDSISSAREVTRGGRGYDRDERRGGPGWRDHDERRGDWRGDDRGGPRGDAVQLFAGPRFEGAAVSLSGDFRSLNEVGFNDRAVSIIINEGRWEFCEHGDFRGQCVVFGPGRYPFLEGMNNRISSMRRVR; the protein is encoded by the coding sequence ATGAAACGCCTGTTAGCTGCCGCCGCCATCCTGGCGAGCTTCGCCCAAGCCGCCTTTGCCGGCGAGATCACGCTGTTTACCGACAACGATTTCCGCGGTGCGCGCGTCACCATCAACCGCGACGCCTACAACCTGGCCGACATCGGCTTCAACGACCGCGCCTCCAGCCTGATCGTGCGTTCGGGCGTGTGGCAGCTGTGCGAGCACAAGGACTTCGGCGGCTACTGCGCCGAGTTCGGCCCGGGCGAATACCGCGAACTGCCGCGCTTCAACGACAGCATCTCATCGGCGCGCGAAGTCACGCGCGGCGGCCGCGGCTACGACCGCGACGAGCGCCGCGGCGGTCCGGGCTGGCGTGACCACGACGAGCGCCGCGGTGACTGGCGCGGTGACGATCGCGGCGGCCCGCGCGGCGACGCCGTCCAGCTGTTTGCCGGCCCGCGCTTCGAAGGCGCCGCCGTCAGCCTGTCGGGCGACTTCCGCTCGCTGAACGAGGTCGGCTTCAATGACCGCGCCGTCTCGATCATCATCAACGAAGGCCGCTGGGAATTCTGCGAGCACGGCGACTTCCGCGGCCAGTGCGTGGTGTTCGGCCCGGGGCGCTATCCCTTCCTGGAGGGGATGAACAACCGCATCTCGTCGATGCGCCGGGTGCGCTGA
- a CDS encoding tyrosinase family protein yields MIRPAHHAFSPSRRTVLKTTSLALAGGLLPLASPFAQGAARPARYRRYNASGSKTGARMLQSYAKAVRAMLALPPEDPRNWYRHAMVHTLDCPHGNWWLLPWHRGYLGWFEQICRELSGDPQFALPYWDWTAEQKVPSGMFDDVLDPTNAAYIPNAQEFEQRLKAALANTDYWTSPGGMFDRNTRYGQLLIRKFRFADDIMFDIVGDPSGPLFYDQAHARGIRRDAPQLSAATIDAVSTATIQAALAAPDFPTFGSLKSANHHTMAGFSVIEGRPHNSIHRCVGSRDCNFMDAQGFMTNFLSPVDPIFFLHHANLDRLWDVWTRKQQLLGLPVLPSGVELRTELPDDQKSAEEKNTDYYRWAREPVLFFVDSQGRPVSKTRAEDYTWMSAFDYDYEPGSGEEVVRWAGSQPRPRLAARRVYTGTVQSRMVSGTKPASATVQLPSSAVAQAGTMGSTLVANVTLNFSEMVHDAFVVILNGPDDPSSVEPGSPFYLATITMIGGHGSCGALSYALPLGDKLGQAGAAQALAADGSLRLRVVPMHAMMGHHGMGGENAVELLAVNVETY; encoded by the coding sequence ATGATTCGACCAGCACACCATGCGTTCAGTCCGTCCCGCAGAACCGTCCTCAAGACCACCAGCCTTGCCTTGGCCGGCGGCCTGCTGCCGCTCGCTTCCCCGTTCGCGCAGGGCGCCGCCAGGCCCGCGCGCTACCGCCGCTACAATGCCTCCGGTTCGAAAACGGGGGCGCGGATGCTGCAGAGCTATGCCAAGGCAGTACGCGCCATGCTGGCGCTGCCGCCCGAGGATCCGCGCAACTGGTACCGGCACGCGATGGTGCATACGCTCGACTGCCCGCACGGGAACTGGTGGCTGCTGCCCTGGCACCGCGGCTACCTGGGCTGGTTCGAGCAGATCTGCCGCGAACTGAGCGGCGACCCGCAGTTCGCGCTCCCCTACTGGGACTGGACCGCCGAGCAGAAGGTCCCCAGCGGCATGTTCGATGACGTCCTCGACCCGACGAATGCCGCCTACATCCCGAACGCCCAGGAATTCGAACAGCGCCTCAAGGCGGCGCTCGCAAACACGGACTACTGGACCTCGCCGGGCGGCATGTTCGACCGCAATACCCGGTACGGGCAACTGCTGATCCGCAAATTCCGCTTCGCCGACGACATCATGTTCGACATCGTCGGCGATCCTTCCGGCCCGCTGTTCTACGACCAGGCGCATGCGCGCGGCATCCGGCGCGACGCCCCGCAGCTGTCGGCCGCCACCATCGATGCGGTGTCGACGGCCACGATCCAGGCCGCCCTGGCCGCGCCCGACTTCCCCACCTTCGGCAGCCTGAAGAGCGCAAATCACCACACCATGGCCGGCTTCAGCGTCATCGAGGGCCGGCCGCACAATTCGATCCATCGCTGCGTCGGTTCGCGCGACTGCAACTTCATGGACGCCCAAGGCTTCATGACCAACTTCCTGTCGCCGGTCGACCCGATCTTCTTCCTGCACCATGCCAACCTGGACCGCTTGTGGGACGTCTGGACCCGCAAGCAGCAGCTGCTTGGCCTGCCGGTCCTGCCCAGCGGCGTCGAACTGCGCACCGAGCTGCCCGACGACCAGAAATCCGCGGAAGAGAAGAACACCGACTATTACCGCTGGGCGCGCGAACCGGTCCTGTTCTTCGTCGACAGCCAGGGCAGGCCGGTCAGCAAGACCCGGGCCGAGGACTATACCTGGATGAGCGCCTTCGACTACGACTACGAACCCGGCAGCGGCGAAGAGGTCGTGCGCTGGGCCGGCAGCCAGCCACGGCCCAGGCTGGCGGCGCGGCGGGTCTACACCGGCACGGTGCAGAGCCGGATGGTAAGCGGCACGAAACCGGCCAGTGCGACGGTCCAGCTGCCATCCAGCGCGGTCGCGCAGGCCGGCACGATGGGCTCGACCCTGGTGGCCAACGTCACCCTGAATTTTTCGGAGATGGTCCACGATGCCTTCGTGGTCATCCTCAACGGGCCGGACGATCCTTCATCGGTCGAACCGGGCAGTCCGTTCTACTTGGCGACGATCACCATGATCGGCGGCCACGGCAGCTGCGGCGCGTTGTCGTATGCGCTGCCGCTCGGCGACAAGCTGGGCCAGGCAGGCGCGGCCCAGGCGCTGGCGGCGGACGGTTCGCTGCGGCTGCGCGTGGTGCCGATGCACGCCATGATGGGCCACCATGGGATGGGGGGTGAGAATGCGGTGGAGCTGCTGGCGGTGAATGTGGAGACGTACTAA
- the tssE gene encoding type VI secretion system baseplate subunit TssE has protein sequence MKGFTPGLFDRLLGTPVRGAAGGAAVSRISAEELKDAVARDLEALLNTRAVIDEALLQDYPECRSSILNYGLSDFADRSLSSPSDRAHICACLEKVITLHEPRLRNVKASLEIREGAVNRLNFSITALLVASSAQEPVNFDAVLQRSTLQYSISKGGRPASAISTPAGA, from the coding sequence ATGAAGGGTTTCACGCCTGGCTTATTCGACCGTCTGCTCGGGACGCCGGTGCGCGGCGCGGCGGGCGGCGCGGCGGTGTCGCGGATCTCGGCCGAGGAGTTGAAGGATGCGGTCGCGCGCGACCTCGAGGCCCTGCTCAACACCCGCGCGGTGATCGACGAAGCGCTGCTCCAGGACTACCCGGAGTGCCGCAGCTCGATCCTCAACTACGGCCTGAGCGATTTCGCCGACCGCTCGCTGTCCAGCCCTTCCGACCGCGCCCACATCTGCGCCTGCCTGGAGAAGGTCATTACGCTCCACGAGCCGCGCCTGCGCAACGTCAAGGCGTCGCTCGAGATCAGGGAAGGTGCGGTGAACCGCCTGAACTTCTCGATCACGGCGCTGCTGGTGGCCAGCAGTGCGCAGGAACCGGTCAACTTCGACGCCGTGCTGCAGCGCTCGACCCTCCAGTACAGCATCAGCAAAGGCGGACGCCCGGCATCGGCGATCTCCACGCCGGCGGGAGCCTGA
- a CDS encoding MOSC domain-containing protein → MEIGYVEALATRPPGARTPMAAEGVLALAGLGLDGDRHADPLSPRQVLLASAAVYADFTLPAYALGENLLVDFETAALASGTVLRIGTDVLLRLMFQCEACGYLDASQAGLSGRIGWRRGVLARVLAGGTIRPGDRILDLGRPLPAWDEDWRARVTQVLHKLPDGMVLTYAQLARLAGVQSTYCRAFPRLLGKLGLAGKALSAQAAAGRRCWQGEGLFDEASHSACSW, encoded by the coding sequence ATGGAGATTGGATATGTCGAGGCGCTGGCGACCCGTCCGCCCGGCGCGCGCACGCCGATGGCGGCGGAGGGTGTACTCGCGCTCGCCGGCCTCGGCCTGGATGGCGACCGGCACGCCGATCCCCTGTCGCCGCGCCAGGTGCTGCTGGCCAGCGCCGCCGTCTATGCCGACTTCACACTGCCGGCTTACGCGCTGGGCGAAAACCTGCTGGTCGACTTCGAGACCGCAGCGCTGGCGTCCGGCACCGTGCTGCGGATCGGCACGGACGTCCTGCTGCGCCTGATGTTCCAGTGCGAAGCCTGCGGCTATCTGGACGCTTCCCAGGCCGGGCTGTCGGGCCGGATCGGCTGGCGCCGCGGCGTGCTGGCGCGGGTGCTGGCCGGCGGCACGATCCGTCCCGGCGACCGCATCCTCGACCTGGGGCGCCCGCTGCCCGCCTGGGACGAGGACTGGCGCGCGCGGGTCACGCAGGTATTGCACAAGCTACCGGACGGGATGGTGCTCACCTATGCCCAGCTGGCGCGCCTGGCCGGGGTGCAGTCCACCTATTGCCGGGCCTTCCCGCGCCTGCTCGGGAAGCTGGGCCTGGCCGGCAAGGCGCTGTCCGCACAGGCGGCAGCGGGACGGCGCTGCTGGCAGGGCGAAGGGCTGTTCGACGAGGCGTCCCACAGCGCGTGCAGTTGGTAG
- a CDS encoding NADP-dependent isocitrate dehydrogenase, giving the protein MSSDSTIIYTLTDEAPLLATHAFLPVVSTFTKPAGISIEQSDISVAARILAQFPERLTPEQRVPDALADLGQKTLTPEANIIKLPNISASVGQLQAAIKELQGKGYNLPDYPADPKTDEEKEIKARYGKCVGSSVNPVLREGNSDRRAPRAVKEYARKNPHSMGEWSQASRTHVSHMTHGDFYHGEKSMTLDKARDVKMELVTKSGQTIVLKPKVALQDGEIIDSMFMSRKALLAFYEQQIEDAKNSGVMFSLHVKATMMKVSHPIVFGHCVRTFYKDAFEKHGALFDSLGVNVNNGMADLYAKIETLPASQKEEIIRDIHACQEHRPALAMVDSAKGITNFHSPNDVIVDASMPAMIRAGGKMYGADGRLKEVKAVIPESTFARIYQEIINFCKWHGAFDPKTMGTVPNVGLMAQQAEEYGSHDKTFEIQEDGVANITDLATGEVLMSQNVEKGDIWRMCQVKDAPIRDWVKLAVTRARNSGMPAVFWLDPYRPHENELIKKVKTYLKDHDTTGLDIQIMSQVRAMRYTLERVARGLDTISVTGNILRDYLTDLFPILELGTSAKMLSIVPLMAGGGMYETGAGGSAPKHVQQLVEENHLRWDSLGEFLALAVSLEDMGIKTGNAKAKLLAKTLDAATGKLLDNRKSPSPKTGELDNRGSQFYLSMYWAQELAAQTEDAELAAYFAPLAKSLAENEQKIVAELLEIQGKAVDIGGYYQPDSAKVKAVMRPSATFNQALASLA; this is encoded by the coding sequence ATGAGCAGCGATTCGACCATCATCTACACCTTAACCGACGAGGCGCCCCTGCTGGCCACCCACGCCTTCCTGCCCGTCGTCAGCACCTTCACCAAGCCTGCCGGCATCAGCATCGAGCAGAGCGACATCTCGGTTGCGGCGCGTATCCTGGCCCAGTTCCCCGAGCGCCTGACGCCGGAACAGCGCGTGCCTGACGCCCTGGCCGACCTGGGCCAGAAGACCCTGACGCCGGAAGCCAACATCATCAAACTGCCGAACATCTCCGCGTCGGTGGGCCAGCTGCAGGCGGCGATCAAGGAACTGCAGGGCAAGGGCTACAACCTGCCCGACTACCCGGCCGATCCGAAGACCGACGAAGAAAAAGAAATCAAGGCCCGCTACGGCAAGTGCGTCGGCTCGTCCGTGAACCCGGTGCTGCGCGAAGGTAACTCCGACCGCCGCGCACCGCGGGCGGTCAAGGAATACGCCCGCAAGAACCCGCACTCGATGGGCGAATGGTCGCAGGCCTCGCGCACCCACGTGTCGCACATGACCCACGGCGACTTCTACCACGGCGAAAAGTCGATGACCCTCGACAAGGCCCGCGACGTCAAGATGGAACTGGTCACCAAGAGCGGCCAGACCATCGTGCTGAAGCCGAAGGTCGCGCTGCAGGACGGCGAGATCATCGATTCGATGTTCATGAGCCGCAAGGCCCTGCTGGCCTTCTACGAGCAGCAGATCGAAGACGCGAAGAACAGCGGCGTGATGTTCTCGCTGCACGTCAAGGCGACCATGATGAAGGTCTCGCACCCGATCGTGTTCGGCCACTGCGTCCGCACCTTCTACAAGGACGCCTTCGAGAAGCACGGCGCGCTGTTCGACAGCCTGGGCGTGAACGTCAACAACGGCATGGCCGACCTGTACGCCAAGATCGAGACGCTGCCGGCATCGCAGAAGGAAGAGATCATCCGCGACATCCACGCCTGCCAGGAACACCGTCCGGCGCTGGCCATGGTCGACTCGGCCAAGGGCATCACCAACTTCCACTCGCCGAACGACGTGATCGTCGACGCGTCGATGCCGGCCATGATCCGCGCCGGCGGCAAGATGTACGGCGCCGATGGCCGCCTGAAGGAAGTCAAGGCCGTCATTCCGGAATCGACCTTCGCCCGCATCTACCAGGAGATCATCAACTTCTGCAAATGGCACGGCGCCTTCGATCCGAAGACCATGGGCACCGTCCCGAACGTGGGCCTGATGGCGCAGCAGGCCGAGGAATACGGCTCGCACGACAAGACCTTCGAGATCCAGGAAGACGGCGTCGCCAACATCACCGACCTCGCCACCGGCGAAGTCCTGATGTCGCAGAACGTCGAAAAGGGCGACATCTGGCGCATGTGCCAGGTGAAGGACGCGCCGATCCGCGACTGGGTCAAGCTGGCCGTCACCCGCGCCCGCAACTCCGGCATGCCGGCCGTGTTCTGGCTGGACCCGTACCGTCCGCACGAGAATGAACTGATCAAGAAGGTCAAGACCTACCTGAAGGATCACGACACCACCGGCCTGGACATCCAGATCATGTCGCAGGTGCGCGCGATGCGCTACACCCTGGAGCGCGTGGCCCGCGGCCTGGACACCATCTCGGTGACCGGCAACATCCTGCGCGACTACCTGACCGACCTGTTCCCGATCCTGGAACTGGGCACCAGCGCCAAGATGCTGTCGATCGTTCCGCTGATGGCGGGTGGCGGCATGTACGAAACCGGCGCCGGCGGCTCGGCACCGAAGCACGTGCAGCAGCTGGTCGAAGAGAACCACCTGCGCTGGGATTCGCTGGGCGAGTTCCTGGCGCTGGCGGTGAGCCTGGAAGACATGGGCATCAAGACCGGCAACGCGAAAGCCAAGCTGCTGGCCAAGACCCTGGACGCCGCCACCGGCAAGCTGCTGGACAACCGCAAGTCGCCGTCGCCGAAGACCGGTGAGCTCGACAACCGCGGCAGCCAGTTCTACCTGTCGATGTACTGGGCCCAGGAACTGGCCGCGCAGACCGAGGACGCCGAACTGGCCGCCTACTTCGCGCCGCTGGCCAAGAGCCTGGCCGAGAACGAGCAGAAGATCGTCGCCGAGCTGCTGGAAATCCAGGGCAAGGCAGTCGACATCGGCGGCTACTACCAGCCGGACAGCGCCAAGGTGAAAGCCGTGATGCGTCCGAGCGCGACCTTCAATCAGGCGCTGGCTTCGCTGGCTTAA
- a CDS encoding ATPase domain-containing protein has protein sequence MNELVKTGITGLDEVLHGGFPRNNNLIVEGPPGSGKTTFGLGFIYHGAQDYDEPGAIVSFELDPGKLLRDAAGFNWDLQGMIDQGKIKIIQTSPAVLLSEFRSGDGAFAAALLGMGAKRLLIDGLTPLRLYADVHDMPFREDVHLLIEGLTRLGVTTMVTAERDETLTAVLAHERFVFDTIISLSLGEARRRATRRLTVMKSRGQDFIGGSHTMRIEPEVGVHVYRRAQSRPVTSPDQPTSERRLSTGSPAIDKMMGGGIYEGSVTLVSGISGTGKTVFSVQFLSDAIKNGHKALLVSLDEHPRQLIRNAKSLGFDLQGLIDAGQLFIHYESPLELELDVHFDRIVKLVEQENIDCIMLDSVAVYEMTSSSEVADYLYALASFFKNRLATTLFNYESPELLGVSQISEELKGSHLVDNIILLNYVEISTVLRRALAVPKVRGSRNVQVTREYEIGVGGLVLLEERDSNTKAVPQLPFSSYYGLLSRSPSRQSPAIEEAVASGAPLPDSAQLPTEKPR, from the coding sequence ATGAATGAACTGGTCAAGACGGGCATTACCGGACTCGACGAGGTACTGCACGGAGGCTTTCCCCGAAACAACAACCTGATCGTCGAGGGGCCGCCCGGTTCGGGCAAGACCACGTTCGGGCTGGGTTTCATTTACCACGGCGCCCAGGACTACGACGAGCCGGGCGCCATCGTGTCCTTCGAGCTCGACCCGGGCAAGCTGCTGCGTGACGCGGCCGGCTTCAACTGGGACCTGCAGGGCATGATCGACCAGGGCAAGATCAAGATCATCCAGACCAGTCCCGCCGTGCTGTTGAGCGAGTTCCGCAGCGGCGACGGCGCCTTTGCCGCCGCGCTGCTGGGGATGGGCGCCAAGCGCCTGCTGATCGACGGCCTGACGCCGCTGCGCCTGTACGCCGACGTCCACGACATGCCCTTCCGCGAGGACGTGCACCTGCTGATCGAAGGCCTCACGCGCCTGGGCGTGACCACCATGGTCACGGCCGAGCGCGACGAAACCCTGACCGCCGTGCTGGCGCACGAGCGCTTCGTGTTCGACACCATCATCTCGCTCTCGCTCGGCGAAGCCCGGCGTCGCGCGACCCGCCGCCTGACGGTGATGAAGTCGCGCGGCCAGGATTTCATCGGCGGCAGCCACACCATGCGGATCGAGCCGGAGGTGGGCGTGCACGTGTACCGCCGCGCGCAGTCGCGCCCGGTCACCTCGCCCGACCAGCCGACCTCGGAACGGCGCCTGTCGACCGGCTCGCCGGCCATCGACAAGATGATGGGCGGCGGCATCTACGAAGGCTCGGTGACGCTGGTGAGCGGCATTTCCGGCACCGGCAAGACGGTGTTCAGCGTCCAGTTCCTGAGCGACGCCATCAAGAACGGCCACAAGGCGCTGCTGGTGAGCCTGGACGAGCACCCGCGCCAGCTGATCCGCAACGCCAAGTCGCTCGGCTTCGACCTGCAGGGCCTGATCGACGCGGGCCAGCTGTTCATCCACTACGAATCACCGCTGGAGCTCGAGCTGGACGTGCACTTCGACCGCATCGTCAAGCTGGTCGAGCAGGAAAACATCGACTGCATCATGCTCGATTCGGTGGCCGTGTACGAAATGACCAGCAGCAGCGAGGTGGCCGACTACCTGTATGCCCTGGCCAGCTTCTTCAAGAACCGCCTGGCCACGACCCTGTTCAACTATGAAAGCCCGGAACTGCTGGGCGTCTCGCAGATCAGCGAGGAACTCAAGGGCTCGCACCTGGTCGATAACATCATCCTGCTCAACTACGTGGAGATCTCCACCGTGCTGCGCCGCGCGCTGGCCGTGCCGAAGGTGCGCGGCAGCCGCAACGTGCAGGTCACGCGCGAGTACGAGATCGGCGTCGGCGGCCTGGTGCTGCTCGAGGAACGCGACAGCAATACCAAGGCCGTGCCGCAGTTGCCGTTCTCGTCCTACTATGGCCTGCTGTCCCGCTCGCCGTCGCGCCAGAGCCCGGCCATCGAAGAAGCCGTCGCCAGCGGCGCCCCGCTACCCGACTCGGCGCAGCTGCCGACCGAAAAGCCCAGGTGA
- a CDS encoding SgcJ/EcaC family oxidoreductase gives MKLIASALLSGCAIVAGCTSPAGAPQGAPTACKSSNEQEIAALFERWNQALQTGDPHQVVANYAERSILLPTVSNKPRLTPAEKEDYFQHFMEQRPAGRIDLRFIELGCNAAVDAGLYTFTYAKTGDVVHARYTFTYRWDGSRWLITSHHSSAMPEQ, from the coding sequence ATGAAACTGATCGCCTCGGCGCTGCTGTCCGGCTGCGCCATCGTCGCCGGCTGCACCTCGCCCGCCGGCGCGCCGCAGGGCGCGCCCACGGCCTGCAAGAGCAGCAATGAGCAGGAAATCGCCGCCCTGTTCGAGCGCTGGAACCAGGCCCTGCAGACCGGCGACCCGCACCAGGTGGTCGCCAACTATGCGGAGCGGTCGATCCTGCTGCCGACCGTGTCCAACAAGCCGCGCCTGACGCCGGCGGAAAAAGAGGATTACTTCCAGCATTTCATGGAACAGCGGCCCGCCGGGAGGATCGACCTGCGCTTCATCGAGCTCGGCTGCAATGCGGCGGTCGATGCGGGCCTGTACACCTTTACCTACGCCAAGACAGGCGACGTGGTGCATGCCCGCTACACGTTTACCTATCGCTGGGATGGATCGCGGTGGCTGATCACGAGCCACCATTCGTCGGCGATGCCGGAGCAGTGA
- a CDS encoding LysR family transcriptional regulator ArgP: MKIDPRRSEAFLAAIDSGSLEAAAGQLSITPSAVSQRISALEQDLGTPLLIRTRPCRPTAPGMRLLQFLRRRALLEAEFLAEVENDAPPVRVPLAVNNDTLATWLLPVLAPVLAEEQLLVEFVLDDQWHTFTLLEQGRALACISGEPEPMRGCTVTPLGRMRYRLVASKDFAQRWFPGGFTREAARKAPVVVFDRKDSLQAGFLLQHFGLPEGAYPFHYVPASDPFADTIRLGIGYGMLPLEQCAALLASGLLVDLTPALHVDVSLHWHAWRIQPPRLERMGAALVKGARAVLLQA; encoded by the coding sequence ATGAAGATCGATCCACGCCGCAGCGAGGCCTTCCTGGCCGCCATCGACAGCGGCAGCCTGGAAGCGGCGGCCGGCCAGCTCAGCATCACACCATCGGCCGTGTCGCAGCGCATTTCCGCGCTCGAGCAGGACCTCGGCACGCCGCTGCTGATCCGCACCCGTCCCTGCCGCCCGACCGCGCCCGGCATGCGCCTGCTGCAATTCCTGCGCCGCCGCGCCCTGCTGGAAGCCGAGTTCCTGGCCGAGGTGGAAAACGACGCGCCGCCGGTACGGGTGCCATTGGCCGTCAACAACGACACCCTCGCGACCTGGCTGTTGCCGGTGCTGGCGCCGGTACTGGCCGAGGAACAGCTGCTGGTCGAATTCGTGCTGGACGACCAGTGGCACACGTTTACCCTGCTGGAACAGGGACGCGCCCTGGCCTGCATCTCCGGCGAACCGGAACCGATGCGCGGCTGCACGGTGACGCCGCTGGGCCGCATGCGCTACCGGCTGGTGGCCTCGAAAGACTTCGCGCAGCGCTGGTTCCCCGGCGGTTTTACGCGCGAGGCCGCCAGGAAAGCGCCGGTGGTCGTGTTCGACCGCAAGGATTCCCTGCAGGCGGGCTTCCTGCTGCAGCATTTCGGCCTGCCCGAGGGGGCTTACCCCTTCCACTATGTGCCGGCCAGCGACCCGTTCGCCGATACGATCCGGCTCGGCATCGGCTACGGCATGCTGCCGCTGGAGCAGTGCGCGGCGCTGCTGGCATCCGGCCTGCTGGTCGACCTGACGCCGGCGCTGCACGTGGACGTGTCGCTGCACTGGCATGCCTGGCGGATCCAGCCGCCAAGGCTGGAGCGCATGGGTGCGGCGCTGGTCAAGGGGGCGCGGGCGGTGCTGCTGCAGGCCTGA